From Syngnathoides biaculeatus isolate LvHL_M chromosome 19, ASM1980259v1, whole genome shotgun sequence, a single genomic window includes:
- the otos gene encoding otospiralin, which translates to MGGGGRVVLLLLLRGRRQDEAEGSSAAAAEAPKTGGEMKTLLCLGVLLCVFGSHGSDARVIPEGVPYDEAPAVPYWPYSTSDFWNYVEYFRSIGAYKHIDEMARAFFAHQHLGDTLGYDSTAGGHEH; encoded by the exons atgggggggggggggcgagttgttcttcttcttcttctccgagGTCGCCGCCAAGACGAAGCAGAAGGCAGTTCGGCAGCAGCAGCGGAAGCACCGAAAACAG GCGGCGAGATGAAGACTTTGCTTTGCCTCGGCGTTCTACTTTGTGTCTTTGGTTCCCACGGCAGCG ATGCCAGAGTCATCCCAGAGGGAG TGCCGTACGACGAGGCCCCCGCCGTCCCCTACTGGCCCTACTCCACCTCGGACTTCTGGAACTACGTGGAGTACTTCAGGTCCATCGGGGCCTACAAGCACATCGACGAGATGGCGCGGGCCTTCTTCGCCCACCAGCATTTGGGCGACACGCTCGGCTACGACAGCACCGCCGGCGGGCACGAGCACTGA